From a single Methylocystis echinoides genomic region:
- a CDS encoding toprim domain-containing protein translates to MSSSVASDLSRRLAQDAEAVCRYYLSSGRRHGRYWIVGDARNNPGRSLFVRLTGPETGKGAAGHWTDAASGEYGDLLDVIRESAGLKDFSDVLDEARRFLRLPSAEPRPKQRLDRKQTGSPDSARRLFALSRPIGGTLAERYLHHRGIATLRNLESLRFHPRCYYRSGDGSAPETWPAMIAAVTDLEGKITGVHRTWLDRSGRGKAPVGSPRRAMGELLGNGVRFGAPLDVMAAGEGIETVLSVRCLLPSMPMIAALSSAHLAAIHFPETLRRLYVLRDNDPAGERASASLIDRAIAEGIEAITLTPEQGDFNDDLPRAGEQGLHAALRGQLAPQDVDRFMRLSP, encoded by the coding sequence ATGTCGAGTTCAGTTGCGTCGGATTTGTCGCGCCGCCTTGCGCAGGACGCCGAGGCGGTCTGTCGATACTATTTGTCAAGCGGGCGGCGTCACGGCCGTTACTGGATCGTTGGCGACGCCCGCAATAACCCGGGCCGCAGCCTGTTCGTTAGGTTGACGGGTCCAGAGACCGGCAAGGGCGCCGCGGGGCATTGGACTGATGCGGCCTCGGGAGAATATGGCGACCTCCTCGACGTCATTCGCGAGAGCGCCGGTTTGAAGGATTTTTCCGACGTTCTAGACGAAGCGCGGCGATTCCTCAGGCTGCCGAGCGCCGAACCACGGCCGAAGCAGAGGCTCGATCGCAAACAGACAGGCTCTCCGGATTCGGCGCGCCGCCTGTTCGCCCTATCACGGCCGATCGGAGGCACATTGGCGGAGCGCTATTTGCATCATCGGGGGATCGCAACGCTACGGAATCTCGAAAGCCTCCGTTTTCATCCACGCTGCTACTACCGATCCGGGGACGGGTCGGCCCCTGAAACCTGGCCCGCGATGATTGCGGCGGTCACCGACCTCGAGGGCAAGATCACCGGCGTGCATCGCACATGGCTCGACAGGTCGGGGCGCGGCAAGGCGCCGGTCGGCTCCCCACGACGCGCCATGGGGGAACTCCTCGGCAATGGCGTCCGGTTCGGCGCGCCGCTCGACGTGATGGCGGCGGGCGAAGGCATCGAAACCGTGCTCTCGGTTCGATGTCTTCTGCCCAGCATGCCGATGATCGCGGCGCTCTCCTCCGCGCATCTCGCCGCTATCCATTTCCCTGAGACCTTGCGCCGCCTTTATGTCCTGCGCGACAACGACCCCGCCGGCGAAAGGGCTTCGGCGAGCCTTATCGACCGCGCGATCGCCGAGGGGATCGAGGCGATCACCCTCACACCCGAACAGGGCGATTTCAACGACGATTTGCCCCGCGCTGGCGAACAAGGGCTGCACGCGGCGCTCAGAGGCCAACTTGCGCCTCAGGACGTTGACAGGTTCATGAGGCTGTCGCCGTGA